DNA sequence from the Marinilongibacter aquaticus genome:
GCCTGCTAAGGCTTTCGCTTTTTTAGGTTTACGTACTTTTGTGATGTAAAGGTAGTGTTTGTAGGTCAAATCTAGCTCATGCAGAAAATTAGAGAAAGAATTAATACTTGTTTGAATTGGGGGAATTGCTCTTTCCTCTTTTTTTGTGGCTTGGCCTTTTCCTGTCAACCAAACGACGGGCCGAAGGATTTGATTGCGGAAGACAAGATGATTGATATCATGACCGAACTGCAGGTGGCCGAGAGCCGGGTGGGCCGACTGAATTTAAGAACCTACGATTCTTCCGTGGTGGCGTTCCAATATTTGCAAGATAAGGTTTTCGAAAAATACAAGGTCGACTCCACACAGTACATAGAAAGTTACGATTATTACGGCGAGCATCCGAAACAGTTTGCCGACATTTTCGAAAGGGTGGAGGACAAGATCAAGGATATGGAAGTGGAGGCCAGTGACGGGAAAATAATTAGAATGGACAAATGAGAGAGAACTTGGTCATTATTCCCACTTACAATGAGATGGAGAATATCCGGCAGATCGTGGCCGCGGTTTTCGAGCTTTCCGTGCCTTTCGAAATTCTGATTGTCGACGACGGTTCGCCCGATGGCACGGCCGAAATTGTAAAAGAGCTGCAAAGCCAGCATGCCGATAAGCTGCACCTCATCGAGCGACAAGGAAAGCAGGGGTTGGGAACGGCATACATTCGGGGTTTTAAATGGGCATTGGAAAAGGGCTATGCCTTTATTTATGAAATGGATGCCGACTTTTCGCACAATCCGAAAGACTTGGAAAGGCTTTACGCGAGTTGCAAATTTGAAAGCTTCGATGTGGCCATTGGTTCTCGCTACATCAAAGGTGTGAATGTGGTGAACTGGCCAATTGGCCGGGTGTTGATGTCGTATTTCGCAGGCGTTTACGTGCGTTTTATAACCCGAATGCCCATCATGGACCCCACTGGAGGGTTCATCTGTTACAGCCGCAAAGTCTTGCAGGCCATCGATCTAGACCGTATAACTTTTGTGGGCTATGCTTTTCAGATTGAAATGAAATTCAATGCCTATCTGCACAAATTCAAGATTCAGGAAGTGCCCATTATTTTTACCGACCGCACACGAGGCGAATCCAAAATGTCGACGAAAATTTTCAGAGAGGCTGTCTTGGGTGTAATTTTCATGAAGGTGTGGTCTTGGTTTAAAAAGTACGAGCATTACAATTGAAGGCTATCCAAACAAAGCGTTCTTCACTTATAATACGAGCCTTTCGCCTGCGTTTCTTGATAAGGAAACAGGGCGAGTTTGTTTTTGTAAAATCAAAGATCTGCACAATGGTTCGAGTATCTGTAGTGTGATTTGATCGAAACGAAAAGCCGCAATCCTTTCAGTTTTATGTTTATCTTCGGGCATGTTTTTTTGCCGACCCAAAAATCCGCCGTTTTCAGTTTAGCGAGCGGACCGTATTGAACACAGACCCGCCCAAAGTCTTAAACCTTTCGAATTGGGGGTTTCAGAGAAACTGAAACCATACAACATTAACCATCCTAAAAGAATTAAACTTGGCCCTAAAAGAGTATATCCCTGCCCTCACTGGTATTCGAGCATTGGCAATTGCTATGGTTTTGGTGTTTCATTGGTTGCCCGCAGACCATCCGGTAAATTGTATTCCCAATGGCCCGATCGGCGTCACGATTTTCTTTACGCTCAGTGGCTTTTTGATTACGCGAATTTTGTCGCGAAAGTTGGATAAGCCGATTGGGCAAACCTATTCGAATTTCATTGTAAGAAGGGCTTTACGCATTTTTCCGATCTACTTTCTTGTGTTGCTGGTTGTCGATGTCCTGTACTTTTTCTCTATTCAGATCGAAACAGACTTTTATGCCTATCCTTGGTATTATTATGGCTATGCCTACAATGTGCTTTTGGAGCGTACGGCCAATTGGAAAGATTACCTTTCGCCTTATTGGTCCCTTGCTGTGGAAGAGCAGTTTTATGTGATTTGGGGTATTGTGGTCTTGTGTTTTCAAAAAGAAAAGGTCCGACGAAACCTTTATATCATTACTATTTTGCTGGGCATGCTTTCGAGGTATTTCTTTATTTATGCTGAAAATGGTGTGGGTGTTTTGACCGTCACCTGCATGGATTGCTTTGCTTGGGGGGCTTTGGTGCATCATCTTGGGCACAAGCCATTGGCCAGAAAAAGCCTTGGGCTTTTGTTTGTACTAAGCCTACTGGGTTTGCTTTTCATTTTTGGGATGGATTTACCCGATTCAAACCTTTTCAAAATCATCTTTTTCAGAAGCTTTGTTTCCATTGTTTCGGCCTTTTTGATCAATCAAATTGTAGAGAACAGAGAGGGTATATTAAGTAATGTGCTGGGGCAAAAGTTTTTTGTCCGAATCGGGAATATAAGCTACGGCTTGTATGTCTATCATATGACTGTGCCCGTCTTGTTTTTGGAACTTGTCGAAGCCTTGCAGATGGGGCATTTCCGGCTGTGGCATATGCCGCTTTTCGAGCAGCTTTTGGTTGTGGCGGTGAGCATTCTTTCTTGGTACGCGATCGAAAAGCCAGTGAATGCTCTGAAGAATAAATTCAGAATATAAAGGTGTTGAGTTTCTAAATTGAAGAAAATGATAAGTTTTTGAATTTTTTTCTTGCACCACTGAACACTGTTTAGTAAAATTGCATTGTTAATTTAAGTTACGTCGATTTATGGGCATTTTAGAGCGGAAAGAAAGAGAGAAGGCAGAACTCAGCGAATTGATATTGGCTGCGGCCCTTCGCCTTTTTGTGGAGAAGGGTTTTGAAAAGACCAGTATACGGAATATTGCCGATCAGATTGAATACAGTCCGGCTACGATTTACTTGTATTTCAAAGACAAGAATGCCCTTTTCTTGGGACTGCAAGTGAAGGCTTTTCGCCAATTTGCGAAATACCTGTCGCGTTTGGATAGCCAATTGGCTCCCAAAGAAAGGCTTTATGCGATGGGCAGAAACTATATACTTTTCGCACTCGAAAATCCAGAATTGTATGAACTGATGTTTTCTTTGGCGGCCCCCATGGAGGCTCTTGAATGCAGTGACACGGAATGGGAAGACGGCTCGGATTCTTTCAAGATGCTGACGGCCGTGGTTTCTGAATGCAAGGCTTTGGGCTATTTCGGAAGTGCAGAAGCCCGCGATGTCAGCTTGTCGATCTGGAGCTTTATGCACGGCTTGGTTTCGCTGAAAAACAAACAGCGTTTGCAGTTTTTGGGAGAACCCGAAGAGCAAACCAAAGCCAGAATGCTGCGGGTTTTTGAGGTCTATTACCAACAATTGATAAATTATGAAAAGGATTGAAAAAAGAATGACGGCCCAGCCTGGGAAAGAATTCGTGGTATTTTTGATTGGCATGCGGGTGAACAAATGGTGGCAGTTTGGCCATATTTTACAAACCGCAAAGGCCATGACATCGATGATGAAGGAATTGCACCAAAAGCCCGAACTGGGTTTTCTCGGAGGGGAAGGCTGGGGTGGCCGTACCACCCTGATGGTGCAGTATTGGGAATCTTTCGAAAAGTTGGAATCTTTTGCAAGAGATCCAGACAAGACGCATTTTCCAGCTTGGAAAGCTTTTTATCAAAGAGCCAAAAACAGCAGTGGGGGTGTAGGAATTTGGCACGAAACCTACACGGTGAAACCGGGACAATACGAATCGGTATATTTCAATATGCCCTTGTTTGGCTTGGGCAAAGTCTTTGGTCCCAAAGAGGCCGTAGGCAATGCCGAAACAGCACGCTTAAGATTGAAGGAGTCATGAAAGGGTTGATTCGATTGGAGGAGTGGGTGCAATTTGCTTTTGGTATTTGTCTCTTTTCGCTTTTGCCCTATGCTTGGTGGTGGTTTTTGGTCTTGATCTTGTTACCCGATATAGGAATGCTCGGTTATTTGGCCGGCACGAAAGTGGGAGCATGGGCATACAATTTATTCCATCATAAAGGGCTGGCTCTTTTGGTGCTCGTAATGGGCTATATCGCCAAACAAGATGCGATGGCCTTGGTCGGGATCATTTTATTTGCTCATTCCTCCATGGATCGGGCATTGGGCTACGGACTGAAATACGAAGATGATTTTAAGAATACGCATTTAGGACATTTATAAAAATGAGATAAAACAATGAATAAAGCATTGGAAGGTTTAAAAATGGTCATTGGTAAAGAAGCAAAAGAGGTGAGTCCTTCTCCGTATGGAGCTTGGTTGAACGGAAAACTCCTGGCCGTGGAAGAGGGGCATTTGGAAATGGAGTTCACGGTGCGGAAGGAATGGGCCAACCCTTCGGGAATGATTCACGGCGGAATTTACGCAGGCATTATGGACGATGTCATTGGCATGACCAGCTACACGCTTGGGAGAGAGCACTTCTATGCGGCTGTAAACTTGAATGTAGATTTTCTTCGGCCTTCGCAGGTGGGCGAAAAGCTGATTGTGAAATGTCAGGTAATACGACCGGGGAAAAGTGTTCTGCACTTGGAATGTCAAATCTTTGGAGAGGATGGAAAGTTGAAGGCCAAGGCCGCATCCAATTTGGCAAAAACGGCATTTGGTTTTGCCTAAATCTCAAGACGAAACTTCATAGTTTATGCGAAAATACAGGAAGGCTTTCCTGTATTTTCTTTTGGAACAGCACCCAAGCGTATGTTTAGTGGCCAGAAACGGATCCGTTATATAAAATTTAGATGATTTTTTCTTTTCTGGCCTAAACCTCTCATGGGCAAGCACTACATTTACGCCTCAAAAGTCATCATCAAATGAAGCCAATTCTTACAATCGCTGCTGTATTCGTAGCCTTTTTTGCATTTTCTCAAGAGCCGAGTTACGAGCAGGTGCTCGACAAAGAAATTCTTTCGAACGCCATTGAAAACAACGAGGAGAGTTTGGGCAAGCCGTATGTCATTATGGTTTCGATCGATGGTTTTCGTTACGATTATGCCGAAAAGTTTCAAGCTCAAAATATGCTGGACTTGGCCCAAAGCGGCAGTTCGGCAAAGTGGTTGATTCCTTCATTTCCTTCCAAAACCTTTCCCAATCATTACACTTTGGTTACGGGGCTTTTCCCGGAAAATCACGGGATCGTGTCGAACTCGTTTTACGATAAAAACCAAGGAAAGGCCTACCGCATTGGCGAAAAGAATTCTGTCGAAAACGGAGCATGGTACGGGGGCGTGCCTTTGTGGAATTTGGCCCAAATACAAGGCATGTGTGCGGCCTCTTATTTCTGGGTAGGTTCAGAGGCCGACATCAACGGCATGCATCCAAAATATTACTATCGCTATGAAAAGACTACGCCTTATGAGTACCGTGTGCGGAGGGTATTGGAGTGGTTGCAAATGCCCGAAAAAGTAAGGCCGCATATGCTTACTTTGTATTTTTCGCTGGTCGATACACAAGGGCATAAGTTTGGGCCAGATGCCGAAGAAACAAAAGCGGCCGTGCTGCATGTCGACCAACAAATCGGAGCTTTAAGAGAAGGCTTGAAAAAGCTCAATTTGCCCGTTTATCTCATTGTCACCGCCGATCATGGAATGGATGATGTGTCGGAGTTTATCAATGTACGCGATTATGGCGTGGAGCTTGAAAGGGGGCAATTTTATAGCGGTCCTGTGGCCATGATTTATACAAAGAATGAGGAAGAGACGGAGGCCATCTATGCGAAATTAGCGAAGCAAAATCTTTTCAAAGTCTATACCCGCGACGCCGTGCCAGCGTATCTGCACCACAACAAAAATGAAAAAATCGGCGACCTTGTATTGATTGCCGATTCACCCTATACGATCATTTATTCTGAAAAGGATCTTCACAAAATGGAATATCCCGGAGGAACGCACGGATACGACCCCTTTGAAAATAAAAATATGGGGGCTATCTTTTATGTAGAAGGCCCCAATGTGAAAAAGGATTTTCAAATTTCAGCAATTGAAAATATTCACGTGTATCCTTTGGTGGCTCACCTTTTGGGATTGAAGACCATTACGCCAATCGACGGAAGTTTCGAGGCGATTTCCCAAATTTTAGAAAACGAAGCACACTAGTTATTTGCCGTAGTGGTTCAGAAAGGCAATGAGCTTGTTCCGAATTTCTGGTGCGTCGAAATATTCGCCATAATGAGGAGCGTCCTTTACAATGGTAAGCGTATTCGGCACACCGACCAAACTTAGGGAGGAACTCAGCAGATGGGCTTGCGTGAAATTGACCGATTCATCTTTTTCTCCATTGACAATAAAAAAGGGAGGGTCGTTTTCGTCGACATAGGTGAGCGGGCTGGCGATACGGGCCAAGTCGGGTCTTTCGTAGGCTGTGGCCCCCAGCAGGTCGAAAATAGGGCTTTCATGATCGAAAGCCTCTTCGGGTTTCGTTTGTGAAATAAGATCGACAGGCCCGTAAAAATCGAGCACACACTTTATTTTAAAGGACTTTTTTGAACTCGGTGCGATGAATTCACTTTTTTGATTGTTGGCTGAGAGGGCCATTAGGTTAACCAAATGCCCGCCTGCGGAGAAGCCAATTACGGAAATGCGGTTTTTGTCGAAACCGAATTGCTCTGCGTTTTGATAAAGAAATTCGAGGCTCATATTGCAGTCTTGCACAATTTGCGGGAAAACCTGCTGCGTACTCCAACGGTAGTCTACAGAAGCGAGAATAAAACCGTTTTTCAAGATTTCGTTCAAGGTGTTTTTCATGTAGCTCATATCGTTGCATTGGTCGCCCATTCGCCATGCTCCGCCATGAAACCAAACCAAAAGGGGCATGTCTGGTCGAGCATTTTCGGGCCAGTAAATGTCCAGTTTTTGTTTTTCGTGTTCGCCGTATTTAATGTTGGCCAAAAGTTTGGTGCCCTTCGCGAAGTTTTGGAATACCCGATTGCTTTGGTCTTGAGCATGAGCGGCGACGGCCCAAAAGAGGCCGAGGGCAAGAATCAATGTTTTCATTTTCAATAGGTTGAAAGGTTTCGTGTAATTTACGCGACTTTGTCCGAATGGAATAGGAATTAAATGAAAAAAGACCGCAAGCTTGAAATAAGTTGCGGTCTTCTTGGTGATTGTTTGCAAAAAATGGATCAAGGGAAAATGCCCAATTCGGAATAAGTGGTGGCCACTTTGTTGATTGCGACCACATAAGCGGCGGTTCGCATATCCGGAATTTTGTCGTTACTTTTCCAAGCTTCCATAATTTCGCGTGTAGCCGAAATCATGGTTTCTTCAAGTCCGCTGTAGACGAGATCCACTTCGTCGGCACCATGTTTGATAAGTCCTCTGTTTTTCTCGTCCACACGTTTTTCGGTCAAAGTTTCCATCGACTCCAAAATGCGGGCGTTCATGTTTTCATTGAATCGCTTTTCTAAACGGCCATAACGTACATGGCTTAGGTTTTTGAGCCATTCGAAATAGGAGACCGTCACCCCGCCGGCATTGAGGTACATATCTGGCACAACCAGAATGCCTTTTTGGATAAAAATCTCATCGGCTTCGGGCGTGAGCGGGCCATTGGCTGCTTCGCCAATAATTTTGGCTTTGATTCGCGGAGCATTTTCGGCATTGATTACGTTTTCCAAAGCCGCGGGAATAAGGATGTCGCAATCGAGCTCGAGAGCGGCGGTGTTGTTTTCCAGATTCGTAGCTCCTGGAAAATTCAGGATCGAGCCGGTTTGTTTTCGGTGAAGCACCAAAGCTTCAAGGTCTATTCCGTCGGGTTTTGAGATCGAACCTTCGTATTCTGCGATACCCACGATAAGGGCTCCCTCTTCCTGAAAAAACTTGGCAGTATGGTAGCCAACGTTTCCCAAACCTTGCACAACAATGCGTTTTCCGTATACGCCCGGTTCGAGACCGCGTTTTTGCATTTCGTCTTCCATTGAACAGACTTCCTTCAATCCGTAGAAAACGCCCAAACCTGTGGCTTCTCTTCGTCCACGAATTCCGCCTTGGGAAATCGGTTTTCCTGTTACACAGCCTGCGGCATTGATATCGTTGGGGTGCATGGCCGAGTATGTATCCACAATCCAGGCCATTTCTCGCTCGCCCGTGCCGTAATCTGGGGCGGGCACATCCACTGCAGGGCCGATGAAATTCTTTTTCACCAATTCTGAAGTGTATCTACGTGTAATTTTTTCGAGCTCGTATGGAGAATATTTGCGGGGATCGATCTTGATGCCGCCCTTTCCTCCGCCAAAGGGCACATTCACAATTGCACATTTGTAGGTCATCAAAGCGGCCAAAGCCATTACTTCATCCTGATTCACGGCCAAAGAAAAACGAATGCCGCCTTTGCAGGGAGTCTTGTGATGAGAATGTTGCACGCGGTAAGCCTTGATGACATCGATGCTGCCGTCGTCTCTTTTCACGGGGAAACGCATACGGTATACCGCATTGCAAGAATTGATCTGATGCAGAAGGCCTTTGTCCCAAGGTGTAAATTCTGCCGCCTTGTAAAAGCTCTTCTTTACAGCATCGAAAAAGCTATAATTTTTTGCTGACATAGTTTGTTGGAGATTTTCGAGTTTTGGAAAAATTGAAGTGTTCTTTTGATCATTTTCTGTCCTGTTTTTGAGGCAGTTGAAACGATGTTCGAAATTACCATTTTCGCGATTGTGAACAATGTAAATTGGATGGAAAAAAGTTTGAATATGATTTCCTCAACGTCTTTATGCTCGTATATGGTTTTTGAAAACCGGGATGAGTCGAATATCCGAATTTCAAAGTCCGCCCAATCGGCAAAAAATACCGTTATTTAGGGCATGATTACTCTTTCAGAATTAAGTGTGAAACGAGGAGATGTTTTGGTGCTGCAAAACATCAACCTTTTCTTTAAAGGCAATGAAAATGTGGGTATCGTGGGCGAGAATGCTTCGGGCAAAAGCACTCTGCTCGATGTGCTCGCTGGCCGACTGTTCCCTTTTCAAGGGAAAATTGAAAAACAAAATGGCCTGAAAGTTATTTTGGTGCCTCGCGATTACAGCTTCCATCGGGTTTTGGGGGCGGCCTTTCAATACTACCAGCAGAGGTATCAGGCTTATGACAGCGAACTTGGCCCCACGCTTTGGGAGGTTTTGCAAAACCAAGCCAAGCCGGTAGGCACAGTAGATGAGAAATCGGTGGATTTGCCGCCTTTGGCCTATTCAGAGGTGTGGGTGCAAGAAGTAGCAGATTTGATGCACATTCGTCATTTGCTCGATCGAAAAATCACCAGCCTTTCGAATGGAGAAACGCGGCGTTCGCTTTTGGCCTATTCCATTTTGCAAAAGCCCGATTTGCTTTTGCTCGACAATCCGACAACGGGCTTGGATGTAGAGAGCAGAGAAAGGTTGAAAAGGACTTTGGAAGGCTTAAGCGTGCCCTATGTTTTGGTGGGTAGCCTAAAGGATATGCCTGAAAATATTGACCGACTGGTGCACCTGAAAGCGGGGCAAGTCGAGCAGATTTATGCAAGGCCTTTTCCTGAATCGATTTTTGAGAATAAGAGCTTCCGTATCGACCCTGAAATGATGCGGTATTTTGGTACAGCCGATACGGAAGATTTTGCGTTTGCCGTAGAGCTGAAAAACGGGACGGTCGACTATGGAGAAAAACGGGTGCTTGACGGTGTAAACTGGAATGTGAAACGCGGCGAAAAGTGGGCACTTTTGGGAGCCAATGGCTCGGGCAAAACCACACTCTTGAGTTTGATTACCGCCGATAATCCGAAATCGTACCAAAACGAGCTCAGCCTTTTCGACAGGCGGCGGGGTTCGGGAGAAAGCATTTGGGAGATTAAGCGTAAAATAGGCTTTGTATCGCCAGAGTTACATATTTTTTTTCCGAAAAACAGCACCGTGTACAAGGTGGTGGCCAGCGGACTTTTCGATACCATGGGCTTGTTTCGTAAGTTAAATGCGGATCAGGAAGAGAAAACGGAACGCATGTTGGCTTATTTTGGCTTGACGCACCTGAAAGAACGACTTTTGAAAAACTTGTCGACAGGCGAACAAAGGCAAGTTTTACTGGCAAGGGCCTTGATCAAAAATCCACCTTTACTTTTGTTGGATGAAGCCTGCCAAGGTTTGGATTACCAGCATATGGTATATTTTCGCGATTTGATCAATGAATTGGCCGAAAAGCTAAACAAAACCCTTATTTATGTAACCCACCAAAAGGAGGAAATTCCGGCTTGCGTGGGCAAAATATTGCATTTGGATGCGGGGAAGGTCTTGTAATCCCTCTAACTTTGCCCTACAACAAACGAAAACCAATGGAAGAAGTAAAGCAAATCCCCCTCAAAACACTGCATGAAAACCTCGGAGCGAAAATGATTCCTTTTGCGGGTTTCAATATGCCTGTGCGTTATTCGTCAGATTTAGAAGAGCATATGACTGTTCGAGAAGGCGTGGGCATTTTCGATGTCAGCCACATGGGCGAATTTATGTTGGAAGGCCCTAAAGCCTTGGATTTGATACAGAAAGTCTCGGCAAATGACGCCTCAAAATTGGAAATTGGAAAAGCACAATACAGCTATTTGCCCAATGAAACGGGAGGCGTAGTCGACGATCTTTTGGTATACAAGCGAGGTGAAGAGTCCTATATGTTGGTGGTGAATGCTTCGAACATTGAAAAGGATTGGCAGCACATTCAAAAATACAACACGGAAAATGTAGCAATGCAGAATGTGTCGGACGCCTATTGCCTTTTTGCTGTGCAAGGCCCAAAGGCTATTGAAGCATTGCAAGAACTTACCACGCACAATTTGTCCGAGGTGCCATACTATTCGTTTATCGAGGGCGAAATGGCAGGAATCGACGATGTGATCATTTCGGCTACAGGCTATACCGGTGCCGGCGGTTTTGAATTGTATGTGAAGAATGAGCGGGCCGAAGAGCTTTGGAATAAGGTAATGGAGGCAGGCGAAAAGTTTGGGATAAAGCCCATTGGTTTGGGGGCTCGCGATACCCTTCGTTTGGAAATGGGCTATTGTTTATACGGAAACGATATAACCGACGAAACCTCGCCTTTGGCGGCAGGTTTGGGCTGGGTGACGAAATTCACCAAAGAATTTGTGAATGCCGCAAAGCTGAAAGAAGACAAAGAGCAAGGCACCGCTCAGAAATTGGTTGGCATTGAGATGATCGAAAAGGGGATTCCGCGTGCACATTATAATTTATTGAATGAAGCCGGCGATAAAATTGGAGAGATTAGTTCGGGAACTATGTCGCCTTCTTTGAAAATTGGTGTGGCTTTGGCCTATGTAAATACGGCTTATGCGAAAAAGGAAACGGAAGTTTGGGTTGAGGTGAGAAATCGGAAACTGAAAGCCAAAGTCGTGCGTCCGCCATTTTTGAAATCCGGTGTATAAATAAACGAAAGCGTTTTGGGTAAGTTTTGGTTTTACGGCATGTGTACCGTCGCCAAAAATCATTTCGCCTTGAAAAGTATGCTTGCATACTAATATTTGTTGGCTTATTTTTGGTGAAGTCGAAACAAATAAATTTCAAAGCAATGAATTTTGATCTTACCGAAGAGCACAAGGCTGTACAAGAGGCCGCCCGTGATTTTGCAAACCGCGAATTGCTGCACGATGCGATTGAAAGAGACACCTTTTCCAAATTTCCCGAAAAGCAGGTGAAAATGATGGGCGAATTGGGTTTCATGGGCATGATGGTTTCTCCAGAGTATGGCGGTGGTGGAATGGATACGATCAGTTATGTGCTGGCTTTGGAAGAGGTTGCCAAGATTGATGCCTCGGCCGCGGTAATCATGTCTGTCAACAATTCTTTGGTACTTTGGGGTTTGGAAAAATACGGCAGCGAAGAGCAAAAGCAACAATATGTGGTGCCATTGGCCACGGGCGAAAAGTTGGGTTGCTTTTGTTTATCTGAGCCAGAAGCGGGTTCGGATGCCACCTCGCAGCACACCAAGGCCATTGAAAACGGTGAGCATTACTTGCTGAACGGCACAAAG
Encoded proteins:
- a CDS encoding DUF4296 domain-containing protein — its product is MQKIRERINTCLNWGNCSFLFFCGLAFSCQPNDGPKDLIAEDKMIDIMTELQVAESRVGRLNLRTYDSSVVAFQYLQDKVFEKYKVDSTQYIESYDYYGEHPKQFADIFERVEDKIKDMEVEASDGKIIRMDK
- a CDS encoding polyprenol monophosphomannose synthase, with protein sequence MRENLVIIPTYNEMENIRQIVAAVFELSVPFEILIVDDGSPDGTAEIVKELQSQHADKLHLIERQGKQGLGTAYIRGFKWALEKGYAFIYEMDADFSHNPKDLERLYASCKFESFDVAIGSRYIKGVNVVNWPIGRVLMSYFAGVYVRFITRMPIMDPTGGFICYSRKVLQAIDLDRITFVGYAFQIEMKFNAYLHKFKIQEVPIIFTDRTRGESKMSTKIFREAVLGVIFMKVWSWFKKYEHYN
- a CDS encoding acyltransferase family protein; translated protein: MALKEYIPALTGIRALAIAMVLVFHWLPADHPVNCIPNGPIGVTIFFTLSGFLITRILSRKLDKPIGQTYSNFIVRRALRIFPIYFLVLLVVDVLYFFSIQIETDFYAYPWYYYGYAYNVLLERTANWKDYLSPYWSLAVEEQFYVIWGIVVLCFQKEKVRRNLYIITILLGMLSRYFFIYAENGVGVLTVTCMDCFAWGALVHHLGHKPLARKSLGLLFVLSLLGLLFIFGMDLPDSNLFKIIFFRSFVSIVSAFLINQIVENREGILSNVLGQKFFVRIGNISYGLYVYHMTVPVLFLELVEALQMGHFRLWHMPLFEQLLVVAVSILSWYAIEKPVNALKNKFRI
- a CDS encoding TetR/AcrR family transcriptional regulator, with protein sequence MGILERKEREKAELSELILAAALRLFVEKGFEKTSIRNIADQIEYSPATIYLYFKDKNALFLGLQVKAFRQFAKYLSRLDSQLAPKERLYAMGRNYILFALENPELYELMFSLAAPMEALECSDTEWEDGSDSFKMLTAVVSECKALGYFGSAEARDVSLSIWSFMHGLVSLKNKQRLQFLGEPEEQTKARMLRVFEVYYQQLINYEKD
- a CDS encoding DUF4188 domain-containing protein: MKRIEKRMTAQPGKEFVVFLIGMRVNKWWQFGHILQTAKAMTSMMKELHQKPELGFLGGEGWGGRTTLMVQYWESFEKLESFARDPDKTHFPAWKAFYQRAKNSSGGVGIWHETYTVKPGQYESVYFNMPLFGLGKVFGPKEAVGNAETARLRLKES
- a CDS encoding DUF4260 domain-containing protein — its product is MKGLIRLEEWVQFAFGICLFSLLPYAWWWFLVLILLPDIGMLGYLAGTKVGAWAYNLFHHKGLALLVLVMGYIAKQDAMALVGIILFAHSSMDRALGYGLKYEDDFKNTHLGHL
- a CDS encoding PaaI family thioesterase — translated: MNKALEGLKMVIGKEAKEVSPSPYGAWLNGKLLAVEEGHLEMEFTVRKEWANPSGMIHGGIYAGIMDDVIGMTSYTLGREHFYAAVNLNVDFLRPSQVGEKLIVKCQVIRPGKSVLHLECQIFGEDGKLKAKAASNLAKTAFGFA
- a CDS encoding alkaline phosphatase family protein, which produces MKPILTIAAVFVAFFAFSQEPSYEQVLDKEILSNAIENNEESLGKPYVIMVSIDGFRYDYAEKFQAQNMLDLAQSGSSAKWLIPSFPSKTFPNHYTLVTGLFPENHGIVSNSFYDKNQGKAYRIGEKNSVENGAWYGGVPLWNLAQIQGMCAASYFWVGSEADINGMHPKYYYRYEKTTPYEYRVRRVLEWLQMPEKVRPHMLTLYFSLVDTQGHKFGPDAEETKAAVLHVDQQIGALREGLKKLNLPVYLIVTADHGMDDVSEFINVRDYGVELERGQFYSGPVAMIYTKNEEETEAIYAKLAKQNLFKVYTRDAVPAYLHHNKNEKIGDLVLIADSPYTIIYSEKDLHKMEYPGGTHGYDPFENKNMGAIFYVEGPNVKKDFQISAIENIHVYPLVAHLLGLKTITPIDGSFEAISQILENEAH
- a CDS encoding alpha/beta hydrolase yields the protein MKTLILALGLFWAVAAHAQDQSNRVFQNFAKGTKLLANIKYGEHEKQKLDIYWPENARPDMPLLVWFHGGAWRMGDQCNDMSYMKNTLNEILKNGFILASVDYRWSTQQVFPQIVQDCNMSLEFLYQNAEQFGFDKNRISVIGFSAGGHLVNLMALSANNQKSEFIAPSSKKSFKIKCVLDFYGPVDLISQTKPEEAFDHESPIFDLLGATAYERPDLARIASPLTYVDENDPPFFIVNGEKDESVNFTQAHLLSSSLSLVGVPNTLTIVKDAPHYGEYFDAPEIRNKLIAFLNHYGK
- a CDS encoding Glu/Leu/Phe/Val family dehydrogenase, with the protein product MSAKNYSFFDAVKKSFYKAAEFTPWDKGLLHQINSCNAVYRMRFPVKRDDGSIDVIKAYRVQHSHHKTPCKGGIRFSLAVNQDEVMALAALMTYKCAIVNVPFGGGKGGIKIDPRKYSPYELEKITRRYTSELVKKNFIGPAVDVPAPDYGTGEREMAWIVDTYSAMHPNDINAAGCVTGKPISQGGIRGRREATGLGVFYGLKEVCSMEDEMQKRGLEPGVYGKRIVVQGLGNVGYHTAKFFQEEGALIVGIAEYEGSISKPDGIDLEALVLHRKQTGSILNFPGATNLENNTAALELDCDILIPAALENVINAENAPRIKAKIIGEAANGPLTPEADEIFIQKGILVVPDMYLNAGGVTVSYFEWLKNLSHVRYGRLEKRFNENMNARILESMETLTEKRVDEKNRGLIKHGADEVDLVYSGLEETMISATREIMEAWKSNDKIPDMRTAAYVVAINKVATTYSELGIFP
- a CDS encoding ATP-binding cassette domain-containing protein, whose protein sequence is MKRGDVLVLQNINLFFKGNENVGIVGENASGKSTLLDVLAGRLFPFQGKIEKQNGLKVILVPRDYSFHRVLGAAFQYYQQRYQAYDSELGPTLWEVLQNQAKPVGTVDEKSVDLPPLAYSEVWVQEVADLMHIRHLLDRKITSLSNGETRRSLLAYSILQKPDLLLLDNPTTGLDVESRERLKRTLEGLSVPYVLVGSLKDMPENIDRLVHLKAGQVEQIYARPFPESIFENKSFRIDPEMMRYFGTADTEDFAFAVELKNGTVDYGEKRVLDGVNWNVKRGEKWALLGANGSGKTTLLSLITADNPKSYQNELSLFDRRRGSGESIWEIKRKIGFVSPELHIFFPKNSTVYKVVASGLFDTMGLFRKLNADQEEKTERMLAYFGLTHLKERLLKNLSTGEQRQVLLARALIKNPPLLLLDEACQGLDYQHMVYFRDLINELAEKLNKTLIYVTHQKEEIPACVGKILHLDAGKVL